Proteins from one Lepidochelys kempii isolate rLepKem1 chromosome 6, rLepKem1.hap2, whole genome shotgun sequence genomic window:
- the ARHGAP1 gene encoding rho GTPase-activating protein 1 isoform X1, translating to MEKIKAQQNIPTNPSNPSPSTTSHPRKFPTYKAGDDTEAFLENFERACLGYNISTDQYMVELRPQLSGPLAEVAAEMPKEHMNKYELFKSKTRVRMGITPEQSRRRFRALRWRPDMSFTRHAYHTVKHWDAWISGASGESPVNLPFLMQMEQFLEGVPEEIEKYILDGKPKTVIEAGEIGARWVEVAEKKKTCHSWSGDQKGQPQTTPYYRGLPKAPPTSQRTLQTPYRPTTPFSSNPPRPSDPSAGRRFKCNELGHVKANCPKNPNRLQFIAPESHQRSAGPDTSQIPLERRETVRVGGKKVTAWRDTGAQVSAIHASLVDPNLINPEIQVTIQPFKSNSFNLPTAKLPVQYKGWSGTWTFAVYDDYPIPMLLGEDLVNHVKQAKRVGTETSTRTRSEVIDPDPRPMSATAVVDPVPETQTEPVPELEPAKQPTPDPVSALNPVLATSTPEGPTKPELAAADNPTQEAQPEPESQHSAPAESGSQSTETAPSPISLPEGPSLGPQSHEELMSPTSREQFQTKQEADESLQRAWTAARSNPPPLSSSNRSRFVVERGLLYKETLSGGHQEDWHPQRPLVVPTKYRAKLLSFAHDHPSGHAGVNRTKDRLRGSFHWEGMGKDISTYVQSCEVCQRVGKPQDQVKAPLQPLPIIEVPFQRVAVDILGPFPKKTPREKQYILTFMDFATRWSEAVALSNTRAKSVCQALADIFARVGWPSDILTDAGTNFLAGTMKNLWEAHGVNHLVATPYHHQTNGMVEKFNGTLGAMIRKCVNEHSNDWDLVLQQLLFAYRAVPHPSLGFSPFELVYGREVKGPLQLVKQQWEGFTPSPGTNILDFVTNLQNTLRTSLALAKENLQDAQKEQKAWYDKHATERSFKVGDQVMVLKVLQAHKMEASWEGPFTVQERLGAVNYLIAFPTSNRKPKVYHINSLKPFYSRELKVCQFTAQGGDDTEWPEGVYYDGKCGSGVEEVNLSMTLGRMQRQQIKELCTSYAPMFSATPGLTERAYHSVDTGNAHPIKVQPYRVSPQAKTAIEWEIQDMLQMGVIRPSESAWASPVVLVPKPDGEIRFCVDYRKLNAVTRPDNYPMPRTDEL from the coding sequence atggagaagataaaggctcagcagaatatcccaacaaaccctagtaatccttctccaagtaccacttcccatcccagaaagttccccacctacaaggcaggcgatgatactgaggccttcctagaaaacttcgaaagggcctgccttgggtacaacatctctactgaccaatacatggtagagctgaggccgcagctcagtgggcccttagctgaggtggcagctgaaatgcctaaagaacacatgaacaagtatgaactgtttaaatccaagacgagagtcagaatggggataacacccgagcagtctcgtcggaggttcagagccctaaggtggagaccagacatgtcatttacccgacatgcctaccacactgtgaaacattgggatgcctggatatcaggagcaagtggtgagtctccagtaaatttgcccttcctaatgcaaatggaacaattcttagagggtgttcctgaggaaatagaaaaatacatcctagatgggaagcccaaaaccgtaatcgaggcaggagagattggagccagatgggtggaggtggcagagaagaagaaaacttgTCACAGTTGgagtggagaccagaagggacaaccccagaccacaccctattaccgggggctgcccaaagccccacctacctcccaaagaaccctccagaccccttatcgtcccactaccccattctccagcaacccacctcgccccagtgacccgtcagctggacgacgttttaaatgtaacgagctggggcatgtaaaggccaactgccccaagaaccccaacagattacagttcattgcaccggaatcacaccagaggtccgcaggcccagatacctcccagatacccttggagcggagggaaactgtgagagtgggtgggaagaaggtcactgcgtggagggacaccggagcacaagtgtcagctatccatgcttccttagtggaccccaatttaatcaacccagagatccaagtgacgattcaacccttcaagtccaactctttcaatttgcctacagccaagttgcctgtccagtacaagggctggtcaggaacatggacttttgcagtctatgatgattatcccatccccatgctgttgggggaagacttggtcaatcatgtgaagcaggccaagagggtgggaacggaaacttctaccaggacccggtcagaggtgatagacccggaccccaggccaatgtctgcaacagcagtagtggatccagtcccagagacccagacggaaccagtcccagaactggaaccagccaaacaaccaacaccagacccagtgtcagcactgaatccagtacttgcaacctcaacaccagagggccccaccaaacctgaactggcagcagccgataaccctactcaagaggctcagccggagcctgaatcccaacatagtgcaccagcggagagcggttcacagtcaacagaaacagctccatcccctatatcgcttccagagggaccaagcctaggtccacaatcccatgaggaactgatgtctccaacatcaagggaacagttccagaccaaacaggaagcagatgaaagcctccagagagcttggacggcggcacggagcaacccaccgcctctcagctcttctaatcgatccaggtttgttgtagaaagaggacttttatacaaggaaactctttctgggggacaccaggaagactggcatcctcagagaccgttggtagttccaactaaataccgggccaagctcttgagctttgcccatgatcaccctagtggccatgctggggtgaacaggaccaaagaccgtttgcgggggtcattccactgggagggaatgggcaaggatatttctacctatgtccagtcttgtgaggtgtgccaaagagtgggaaaaccccaagaccaggtcaaagcccctctccagccactccccatcattgaagttccatttcagcgagtagctgtggatattctgggtccttttccgaaaaagacacccagagaaaagcagtacatactgactttcatggattttgccacccgatggtcggaagcagtagctctaagcaacaccagggctaaaagtgtgtgccaggcactagcagacatttttgccagggtaggttggccctccgacatcctcacagatgcagggactaatttcctggcaggaactatgaaaaacctttgggaagctcatggggtaaatcatttggttgccactccttaccaccatcaaacaaatggcatggtggagaagtttaatggaactttgggggccatgatacgtaaatgcgtaaatgagcactccaatgattgggacctagtgttgcagcagttgctctttgcctacagagctgtaccacaccccagtttagggttttccccatttgaacttgtatatggccgtgaggttaaggggccattgcagttggtgaagcagcaatgggagggatttacaccttctccaggaactaacattctggactttgtaaccaacctacaaaacaccctccgaacctctttagcccttgctaaagaaaacttacaggatgctcaaaaagagcaaaaagcctggtatgataaacatgccacagagcgttccttcaaagtaggggaccaggtcatggtcttaaaggtgctccaagcccataaaatggaagcatcgtgggaagggccattcacggtccaggagcgcctgggagctgttaattatctcatagcattccccacctccaaccgaaagcctaaggtgtaccatattaattctctaaagcccttttattccagagaattaaaggtttgtcagtttacagcccagggaggagacgacactgagtggcctgaaggtgtctactacgatgGGAAATGTGGtagtggtgtggaagaggtgaacctctccatgacccttgggcgtatgcagcgacagcagatcaaggagctgtgcactagctacgcgccgatgttctcagccaccccaggactgactgaacgggcataccactccgttgacacaggtaatgctcacccaattaaagtccaaccttaccgggtgtctcctcaagctaaaactgctatagaatgggagatccaggatatgttacagatgggtgtaatccgcccctctgaaagtgcatgggcatctccagtggttctagttcccaaaccagatggggaaatacgtttttgcgtggactaccgtaagctaaatgctgtaactcgcccagacaactatccaatgccacgcacagatgaactatga